From the Solea senegalensis isolate Sse05_10M linkage group LG16, IFAPA_SoseM_1, whole genome shotgun sequence genome, one window contains:
- the si:ch211-163l21.10 gene encoding basal body-orientation factor 1: MPKKKVGKVKRAKAGKGKKDGKQESKVDKESDTEKAKATAALWELRSKVTDQSLSQCQETCGKLARVNEELTTQLYRAEKETIDVSTFQQKRDADREQQISLLQQSLRRQKAQAREEQNKLAEDYMLQINEMKELFRKKSSDFNMIQSGMRKIEEFQKKKAQMEQELSDIKERMAAADKEHRENLNKMEYRFFKEKAHLEREAEQAIANAVERAHNEAIVQLDDASHSVFKENVRLNEALRHHTKEAQSLQKRTDSLEKQNASLALDKNTFELTVKKNAAQMAARKDELFKLRAKVASLEQALDQKAKEIEQEGKKEKETTMVRVHAGQVELEKLQKVLDMRERELGHIKRLAGTIVEQRTELEQFFHESLAQVRQEIADSRLRYRKEALQAYRWRLREATAGKLKFPPIRTFHQSPHSSNSVYSDMEAAASWTHQPGSKVEISDLTWEQKEQVLRLLFAKMNGQRERKVGRHLALSASDEKRTMDSDAAAGEELSPATFITQAPQYALPSNPSSLPDIHTT; the protein is encoded by the exons ATGCCAAAGAAAAAAGTTGGAAAAGTGAAGAGAGCTAAAGCAGG gaaagggaaaaaagatgGCAAGCAGGAGTCAAAAGTGGACAAGGAGTCGGACACGGAGAAGGCCAAGGCCACTGCTGCCCTGTGGGagctgaggtcaaaggtcacagaccAGTCACTCTCGCAGTGCCAGGAAACCTGTGGTAAGTTGGCGCGAGTCAACGAGGAGCTCACCACGCAGCTGTACCGAGCCGAGAAGGAAACCATCGACGTGTCGACGTTTCAGCAGAAACGGGACgcagacagagagcagcag ATCAGTTTGCTGCAGCAAAGCCTCAGAAGACAAAAGGCCCAGGCACGTGAGGAGCAAAACAAACTG GCTGAAGATTACATGCTTCAAATCAACGAGATGAAGGAGCTGTTCAGAAAGAAGTCCAGTGACTTCAACATGATCCAGAGTGGGATGAGGAAAATCGAGGAGTTTCAGAAGAAGAAAGCCCAAATGGAGCAGGAGCTCAGTGAC ATTAAAGAAAGAATGGCTGCTGCTGACAAGGAGCACAGGGAGAACCTCAACAAAATGGAGTACAGGTTCTTCAAAGAGAAG GCTCACTTGGAGAGGGAAGCTGAGCAAGCGATAGCCAACGCGGTGGAGCGGGCTCACAATGAAGCCATCGT GCAGTTGGACGACGCCTCACACTCGGTGTTCAAGGAGAACGTCCGTCTCAATGAAGCACTGAGGCATCACACCAAGGAGGCGCAGAGCCTGCAGAAACGGACCGACTCTCTGGAGAAGCAAAATGCCTCGCTGGCACTGGACAAG AACACGTTTGAGTTGACGGTGAAGAAGAACGCAGCTCAGATGGCGGCCCGAAAGGATGAGCTTTTCAAACTGAGGGCAAAGGTCGCCTCCCTGGAGCAGGCTCTGGACCAAAAGGCAAAGGAGATCGAGCAGGaggggaagaaggagaaggagacgaCGATGGTCCGAGTTCACGCCGGCcaggtggagctggagaagcTTCAGAAGGTGCTCGACATGCGCGAGAGAGAACTGGGACACATCAAGCGGCTCGCGGGCACGATTGTCGAGCAGCGCACGGAGCTGGAGCAGTTCTTCCACGAGTCGCTGGCTCAGGTGAGGCAGGAGATCGCGGACAGCAGGCTGCGCTACAGAAAGGAGGCTCTGCAGGCTTATCGCTGGAGGCTGAGAGAAGCCACAGCGGGGAAGCTCAAGTTCCCACCCATCCGCACCTTTCATCAAAGCCCCCACAGCAGCAACTCTGTCTATTCAGACATGGAGGCAGCGGCGTCGTG gacgCACCAACCAGGCAGCAAAGTTGAAATCTCAGATCTCACATGGGAGCAAAAGGAACAAGTGCTCAGGCTTCTCTTTGCTAAGATGAACGGGCAGAGGGAAAG GAAAGTTGGCCGACATCTGGCTTTGTCTGCCTCCGACGAGAAGAGGACTATGgacagtgatgctgctgctgg AGAGGAGCTCTCCCCGGCGACTTTCATCACCCAGGCGCCTCAATATGCTCTGCCCTCGAACCCGAGCAGCTTGCCGGATATACACACCACATGA